One Gordonia sp. SID5947 genomic region harbors:
- a CDS encoding AarF/UbiB family protein, whose translation MTMQNSADDDLRRQLPTVSPIAEITRFGTATAHTAAGVGRFVLHSLGDAVHGRRPTSQRVAHEIRTTFEHLGPTYVKLGQLIASSPGVFSETLSAEFESLLDRVRPADPADIRRLFIDEFGRGPEEVFASFDIEPIASASIAQVHTATLHSGEEVVVKIQRPGITERLAPDVALLERFAGLAEISEYGRMLSARHVVEDFADGLSAELDFRNEADTMREWYECLRPGPYGSRVRVPEVHDEFTTSRVLTMERVYAIRIDDAEAVRAAGHDGVALCRNLLLSLLESAFHGGLFHGDLHAGNVLVDADGTLVLLDFGIVGRFTKRTRRILRQLVVDLIVRGDYESAGRAIFLLGAVHNPTSSTARGAEDIKRVTTPLSSTDLGSMSYTDLGRQLAAVAKAHDARLPRELVLVGKQLLYVEKYMKLLAPRWKAMSDKEIYGYMAGIMKEAERDRRADRSRSG comes from the coding sequence GTGACGATGCAGAACTCCGCAGACGACGACCTACGCAGACAGCTGCCGACGGTGTCGCCGATCGCCGAGATCACCCGATTCGGCACGGCGACCGCCCACACGGCGGCGGGCGTCGGGCGCTTTGTGCTCCACAGCCTCGGGGACGCCGTCCACGGCCGCCGCCCCACCTCCCAGCGGGTCGCCCACGAGATCCGCACGACGTTCGAACATCTCGGTCCCACCTACGTCAAACTCGGTCAGCTCATCGCGTCGAGCCCCGGGGTGTTCAGCGAGACGCTGTCGGCCGAGTTCGAGTCCCTCCTCGATCGGGTGCGTCCGGCCGACCCCGCAGACATCCGGCGACTGTTCATCGACGAGTTCGGTCGCGGTCCCGAAGAGGTCTTCGCGTCGTTCGACATCGAGCCGATCGCGTCCGCGTCGATCGCGCAGGTCCATACCGCGACGCTGCACAGCGGTGAGGAGGTCGTGGTGAAGATCCAGCGACCCGGGATCACCGAACGCCTCGCACCGGACGTCGCCCTGCTCGAGCGATTCGCGGGACTTGCGGAGATCTCCGAATACGGCCGCATGCTGAGCGCCCGGCACGTGGTCGAGGACTTCGCCGACGGGCTGTCGGCCGAGCTCGACTTCCGCAACGAGGCCGACACCATGCGCGAGTGGTACGAGTGTCTACGACCGGGTCCGTATGGCAGCCGCGTCCGGGTGCCCGAGGTCCACGACGAGTTCACCACCTCCCGCGTCCTCACGATGGAACGGGTCTACGCGATCCGCATCGACGACGCCGAAGCCGTGCGTGCGGCAGGACACGACGGCGTCGCGCTGTGCCGTAATCTGCTGCTCTCCCTGCTCGAATCCGCATTCCACGGCGGACTCTTCCACGGCGATCTCCACGCGGGCAACGTCCTCGTCGATGCGGATGGCACTCTCGTACTGCTCGACTTCGGCATCGTCGGACGGTTCACCAAACGGACGCGCCGGATTCTGCGACAACTGGTCGTCGATCTCATCGTGCGCGGTGACTACGAATCGGCCGGCCGGGCCATCTTCCTCCTCGGGGCCGTGCACAATCCCACGTCGTCGACGGCCCGCGGCGCCGAGGACATCAAGCGGGTCACGACGCCGCTCTCATCGACCGATCTCGGGTCGATGTCGTACACGGACCTCGGACGCCAGCTCGCCGCAGTCGCCAAAGCACACGATGCCCGGCTGCCGCGCGAACTCGTTCTCGTCGGCAAACAGCTTCTTTACGTCGAGAAATACATGAAGCTGCTCGCACCTCGATGGAAAGCCATGTCCGACAAAGAGATCTACGGCTACATGGCCGGGATCATGAAAGAGGCCGAACGCGACAGGCGAGCAGACCGCAGCCGATCGGGCTGA
- a CDS encoding DUF3068 domain-containing protein, with product MRRLWLALPAFLGAACIAAAIAIPLFLVPQLRVVPLDLDITSVATTVPEDGSSGDRFPARIFDRCSVSERKARVLDAHATQQRRSVIVDPSDKRQATLQSAQTVQIDRVRDAAGNETDPSMAAADSERKCDDGLLTANIDRVSVNRKSSVPNGTVSSLQLEAAPEGVNPKDVSVDLPDRKGFQYKFGFDVKKRSYLYYDTNTRQDIPVNFKGEKDINGITTYEFVGDVPETDVSGLPNAQGEAAIGTILTMPASWWGISGRGVKPTDKITMHRYATATRHVFVEPETGTIIDGVEDQHQFFRSPDQSSDTPAPVRDFRMDVLKARFKWSDQTVSNQSAKADDYLGQLKLGSFWLPLILGIVGVLLLGLWGFLMWRARRDRDGDDTPPADDTTAWDDAETTGSTGPGRHEVDPTVPVAGAAAAGAGAAGTSLDPWDRPTEQIPRVDTPTDEPGDDTATQTFTQPPAADDSETQTLRPTDEFRPTDDDDTQHFRRPPGE from the coding sequence ATGAGACGACTTTGGCTGGCGCTGCCGGCGTTCCTCGGCGCCGCATGCATCGCCGCTGCCATAGCCATACCGCTGTTCCTCGTACCTCAGCTGCGCGTGGTGCCCCTCGACCTGGACATCACGTCGGTCGCGACCACGGTGCCGGAGGACGGATCCAGCGGTGACCGGTTCCCCGCCCGGATCTTCGATCGCTGCTCGGTCAGTGAACGCAAGGCACGCGTCCTGGACGCACACGCCACCCAGCAGCGCCGGTCGGTCATCGTCGACCCGTCGGACAAGCGCCAGGCGACGCTGCAGTCGGCCCAGACCGTTCAGATCGACCGCGTGCGAGACGCCGCAGGCAACGAGACCGACCCGTCGATGGCGGCCGCCGACAGCGAGCGCAAATGTGACGACGGGCTGCTCACCGCGAACATCGATCGGGTCTCGGTCAATCGCAAGTCCTCGGTGCCCAACGGCACCGTCAGCTCGCTGCAGCTCGAGGCCGCGCCCGAAGGTGTGAATCCGAAGGACGTCTCGGTCGATCTCCCCGATCGCAAGGGCTTCCAGTACAAATTCGGCTTCGACGTCAAGAAGCGCTCCTACCTGTACTACGACACGAACACCCGCCAGGACATCCCCGTCAACTTCAAGGGCGAGAAGGACATCAACGGGATCACGACCTACGAGTTCGTCGGCGACGTGCCGGAGACCGACGTCTCGGGCCTGCCGAACGCGCAGGGCGAGGCAGCGATCGGCACGATCCTGACGATGCCCGCGAGCTGGTGGGGTATCAGCGGCCGCGGCGTGAAGCCGACCGACAAGATCACGATGCACCGGTATGCCACGGCCACCCGGCACGTGTTCGTCGAGCCGGAGACCGGCACCATCATCGACGGTGTCGAAGACCAGCATCAGTTCTTCCGGTCACCCGACCAGAGCTCGGACACGCCCGCGCCGGTACGGGACTTCCGCATGGATGTCCTCAAGGCGCGGTTCAAATGGTCCGATCAGACCGTCAGCAACCAGTCCGCCAAAGCCGACGACTACCTCGGTCAGCTCAAGCTCGGCAGCTTCTGGTTGCCGTTGATCCTCGGCATCGTCGGTGTGCTGCTGCTGGGCCTGTGGGGCTTCCTGATGTGGCGTGCACGCCGCGACCGGGACGGCGACGACACCCCGCCTGCCGATGACACGACGGCGTGGGACGACGCCGAGACCACGGGGAGCACCGGGCCCGGGCGGCATGAGGTCGACCCGACCGTTCCGGTGGCCGGGGCGGCCGCTGCCGGTGCCGGGGCGGCCGGCACCTCGCTCGATCCGTGGGATCGACCGACCGAGCAGATCCCACGGGTGGACACACCCACCGACGAGCCGGGCGACGACACTGCGACGCAGACGTTCACCCAGCCTCCGGCGGCAGACGACTCCGAAACGCAGACATTGCGGCCCACGGACGAGTTCCGGCCCACCGACGACGACGACACCCAGCACTTCCGCCGTCCACCCGGCGAGTAG
- a CDS encoding alpha/beta hydrolase family protein has protein sequence MLTRARKRLVAGLVAVVAATGVTMVAAPTAQAAGNTEYVYSAAMHRNIPVRIVDGGGGGPKPTLYVLDGLRAPNNTSGWLQNTDVDRFMVGKGTNVAIPFGGGGSFYTDWERTDPKLGLNKWETFLTRELPAYMQRRHNSDNRRNGIAGLSMSGTSALNLASRHPGFYRAVASYSGYPTVTLPGFNQGIQASVAEMGGNPINMWGIWPAGQWAANDPFLSANNLAGKHVYVSSGTGVGSKYDSSVNPASANFNPVKFAQMVPLEVAASTSSQIYIGRLAVVPGVKLTTHITPDGVHWWDYWESDFKQSWASTFRPAFF, from the coding sequence ATGCTGACACGCGCCCGTAAGCGCTTGGTCGCCGGACTTGTGGCCGTGGTGGCCGCAACGGGCGTGACCATGGTCGCTGCTCCGACAGCTCAGGCGGCCGGTAACACCGAGTACGTCTACTCCGCGGCAATGCACCGCAACATCCCGGTACGCATCGTCGACGGTGGCGGTGGTGGCCCGAAGCCCACGCTGTACGTCCTCGACGGTCTGCGCGCCCCGAACAACACCAGCGGCTGGCTGCAGAACACCGACGTCGACCGCTTCATGGTCGGCAAGGGCACCAACGTGGCGATCCCGTTCGGCGGTGGCGGCAGCTTCTACACCGACTGGGAACGCACCGATCCCAAGCTGGGCCTCAACAAGTGGGAGACCTTCCTGACCCGCGAGCTGCCCGCCTACATGCAGCGTCGCCACAACAGCGACAACCGCCGCAACGGCATCGCCGGTCTCTCGATGTCGGGCACCTCGGCACTGAACCTGGCATCGCGCCACCCGGGCTTCTACCGCGCGGTCGCGTCCTACAGCGGCTACCCGACGGTCACCCTGCCGGGCTTCAACCAGGGCATCCAGGCGTCGGTCGCCGAGATGGGCGGCAACCCGATCAACATGTGGGGCATCTGGCCGGCCGGTCAATGGGCCGCCAACGACCCGTTCCTGAGTGCCAACAACCTCGCGGGCAAGCACGTCTACGTGTCGTCGGGCACCGGCGTCGGCAGCAAGTACGACTCGTCGGTGAATCCGGCCAGCGCCAACTTCAACCCGGTCAAGTTCGCGCAGATGGTCCCGCTCGAGGTCGCCGCGTCGACCAGCAGCCAGATCTACATCGGTCGTCTGGCCGTGGTCCCGGGCGTCAAGCTGACCACGCACATCACCCCGGACGGCGTCCACTGGTGGGACTACTGGGAGAGCGACTTCAAGCAGTCGTGGGCCAGCACCTTCCGCCCGGCGTTCTTCTGA
- a CDS encoding amidase: protein MNLDEYRRHDATALAELVRRGEITPTELLALARQRADAVNPRLNAIVRRMDEEADARASGQELSGPFAGVPFLIKDLAQEYKGYPTSSGSRSLARHVAPEHSHVVRRFLDAGLVIFGKTNTPEFGAKGITESDFWGPARNPWHTDHTPGGSSGGSGAAVAAGIVPAAGANDGGGSIRIPAACNGLVGLKPTRGLSPFGPATGEAMFGMAVQGVVSRTVRDAAGLYDAIVGPTPGSVYPTPTPTTPFATRIADRPSRLRIGYSASSAINPNPAPEAVAAVEHAATLLEGLGHHVEEVAPPYDDAELARDFLTIWFAVLATEVDEARTLTGATDRDFEADTLAMAELGRSTGVVAALSALNKVNEHVISLETFHQSYDYFLTPTLATPPLRIGATTTPPPLQAASRVISKLRAGNLLARTGILDDLIEQSLGWVPYTQLANLTGRPAISVPLHWTAAGLPLGVQFVGRLGSDGDLLALAAQLEEADPWAHRYGDIPL from the coding sequence GTGAACCTGGACGAGTACCGCCGTCACGACGCCACCGCCCTGGCCGAATTGGTGCGCCGAGGCGAGATCACCCCGACCGAGTTGCTCGCGCTCGCGCGGCAACGCGCCGATGCGGTGAACCCCCGCCTCAACGCGATCGTCCGCCGGATGGACGAGGAGGCGGACGCGCGGGCGAGCGGCCAGGAGCTCTCCGGCCCCTTCGCCGGTGTCCCGTTCCTCATCAAGGACCTGGCCCAGGAGTACAAGGGGTATCCGACCTCGAGTGGCTCGCGGTCACTGGCCCGCCACGTCGCCCCCGAGCATTCCCATGTGGTCCGTCGTTTCCTCGACGCCGGGCTCGTGATCTTCGGCAAGACCAACACCCCGGAGTTCGGCGCGAAGGGCATCACCGAGTCCGACTTCTGGGGCCCGGCGCGCAATCCGTGGCACACCGATCACACGCCGGGCGGCTCGTCTGGTGGTTCGGGCGCGGCGGTCGCGGCGGGCATCGTGCCTGCGGCCGGCGCCAACGACGGAGGCGGGTCGATCCGCATCCCGGCGGCCTGCAACGGGCTCGTCGGTCTGAAACCGACCCGTGGCCTCTCCCCGTTCGGCCCGGCGACCGGCGAGGCGATGTTCGGGATGGCGGTGCAGGGGGTGGTGTCGCGCACCGTGCGCGACGCCGCAGGACTCTACGACGCCATCGTCGGGCCCACTCCCGGCTCGGTGTATCCGACACCCACGCCGACCACTCCGTTCGCCACCCGGATCGCCGACCGGCCGTCGCGGTTGCGCATCGGCTATTCGGCGTCGTCGGCGATCAACCCGAATCCGGCTCCCGAGGCGGTCGCCGCCGTCGAGCACGCCGCCACGCTGCTCGAGGGCCTCGGTCACCACGTCGAGGAGGTGGCTCCGCCGTATGACGACGCCGAGCTGGCGCGAGACTTCCTGACCATCTGGTTCGCGGTCCTGGCCACCGAGGTCGACGAGGCGCGCACCCTCACCGGCGCCACCGACCGCGACTTCGAGGCGGACACCCTCGCCATGGCGGAACTCGGGCGATCCACGGGTGTGGTCGCGGCGCTGAGCGCTCTGAACAAGGTGAACGAGCATGTGATCTCACTGGAGACGTTCCACCAGTCCTACGACTACTTCCTCACACCGACACTCGCCACGCCGCCGCTGCGGATCGGCGCCACGACGACACCGCCGCCGCTGCAGGCCGCCTCTCGGGTCATCTCCAAGCTACGTGCCGGAAACCTGCTGGCCCGCACCGGAATCCTCGACGACCTCATCGAACAGAGCCTCGGCTGGGTGCCCTACACCCAGCTCGCCAACCTGACCGGTCGACCGGCGATCAGCGTGCCGCTGCACTGGACGGCCGCCGGTCTCCCCCTCGGCGTGCAGTTCGTCGGGCGTCTGGGCTCCGACGGCGATCTCCTCGCCTTGGCCGCCCAACTCGAAGAAGCCGATCCCTGGGCGCACCGCTACGGCGACATCCCGCTCTGA
- a CDS encoding FAD-binding dehydrogenase gives MSQQQADAVVVGSGLAGLVATYELTRAGRKVIVVDQENRNNLGGQAFWSLGGLFLVDTPEQRRLGIKDSAELALQDWMGSAGFDREDEDFWPRQWARAYVEFASSTKRQYLHDLGLRITPIVGWAERGGGFADGHGNSVPRFHLTWGTGPEVVRVFAEPVLEAEKRGLVEFRFRHRVDEILVEGDAAVGVTGSVLAPTDLDRGVASSREVVDDFEIRGDAVIVTTGGIGHNHELIRANWPTDRLGPAPTTMISGVPAYVDGRMLGIAESAGASLVNRDRMWHYTEGIHNWDPIWPDHAIRIIPGPSSLWLDANGNRLAPPNFPGFDTNSTMKAILSTGYDYSWFILTQAIIEKEFALSGSEQNPDITSKDLKFAAKSRLAKGAPGPVQAFTEHGVDFVVSDTLPELVAGMNAITRGPKLDLQHVERVVSARDAEIDNKFSKDAQLMAITNARQYLGDKLVRVAKPHRILDPQFGPLIAVRLNILTRKTLGGLETNLDSQVMRPDGTAFDGLFAAGEVAGFGGGGVHGYNALEGTFLGGCIFSGRAAGRAIARR, from the coding sequence GTGAGCCAGCAGCAAGCCGATGCGGTGGTGGTCGGGTCGGGTCTGGCCGGGTTGGTCGCGACCTACGAGCTCACCCGGGCGGGCCGCAAGGTCATCGTCGTGGACCAGGAGAACCGCAACAACCTCGGCGGACAGGCGTTCTGGTCGCTCGGCGGGCTGTTCCTGGTCGACACCCCGGAACAGCGCCGGCTCGGAATCAAGGACTCCGCCGAACTCGCGCTCCAGGACTGGATGGGATCGGCCGGTTTCGACCGCGAGGACGAGGACTTCTGGCCTCGGCAGTGGGCCCGCGCCTACGTCGAGTTCGCGTCGTCGACCAAGCGTCAGTATCTCCACGACCTCGGACTCCGGATCACCCCGATCGTCGGGTGGGCCGAACGTGGCGGCGGTTTCGCCGACGGCCACGGCAATTCGGTGCCGCGTTTCCACCTCACCTGGGGCACGGGCCCGGAGGTCGTGCGCGTGTTCGCCGAACCGGTCCTCGAGGCCGAGAAGCGCGGGCTGGTGGAGTTCCGTTTCCGCCATCGTGTGGACGAGATCCTCGTCGAGGGCGACGCCGCCGTCGGCGTCACCGGCTCGGTGCTGGCACCGACCGATCTCGACCGGGGAGTCGCGTCGTCGCGCGAGGTGGTCGACGACTTCGAGATCCGGGGCGACGCCGTGATCGTCACGACCGGAGGTATCGGGCACAACCACGAGTTGATCCGCGCGAACTGGCCTACCGATCGGCTCGGCCCGGCCCCGACGACGATGATCTCCGGCGTCCCGGCCTACGTGGACGGCCGGATGCTCGGCATCGCCGAATCCGCCGGCGCCAGTCTGGTCAACCGAGATCGTATGTGGCACTACACCGAAGGCATCCACAATTGGGATCCGATCTGGCCCGACCACGCCATCCGGATCATCCCCGGGCCATCGTCGCTGTGGCTGGATGCGAACGGAAACCGTTTGGCGCCACCGAATTTTCCCGGCTTCGACACGAACTCGACGATGAAGGCGATCCTCTCCACCGGATACGACTACTCGTGGTTCATCCTGACCCAGGCCATCATCGAGAAGGAATTCGCACTGTCGGGCTCCGAACAGAACCCCGACATCACCAGCAAGGACCTCAAGTTCGCCGCCAAGAGCCGCCTGGCGAAGGGCGCGCCGGGACCGGTGCAGGCGTTCACCGAACACGGCGTCGACTTCGTGGTGAGCGACACTCTGCCGGAACTTGTGGCCGGGATGAACGCGATCACGAGAGGCCCGAAGCTCGACCTGCAGCACGTGGAGCGGGTGGTCTCGGCACGTGATGCCGAGATCGACAACAAGTTCTCCAAAGACGCTCAGTTGATGGCGATCACCAATGCCCGTCAGTACCTCGGCGACAAGCTCGTGCGCGTCGCCAAACCACACCGCATCCTCGACCCGCAGTTCGGGCCGCTGATCGCCGTGCGGTTGAACATCCTCACCCGTAAGACGTTGGGCGGCTTGGAGACCAACCTCGACTCCCAGGTCATGCGTCCCGACGGCACCGCCTTCGACGGGTTGTTCGCCGCCGGCGAGGTCGCGGGATTCGGTGGCGGTGGCGTGCATGGATACAACGCACTCGAGGGAACCTTCCTCGGCGGTTGCATCTTCTCGGGCCGCGCCGCAGGCCGCGCGATCGCCCGGCGATGA
- a CDS encoding Dyp-type peroxidase, protein MPVPQTILTRKTKAALFLVLTVDDGGEDTVRDVLSDLPTLARAVSSRAPEAALSAIASIGSQAWDRLFDGPRPRSLRPFVAYQGEVHTAPATPADLLLHIKADQLDLCFEVGRLAMNALGGAVTVVDEVHGFRYFDLRDLIGFVDGTENPVGQAAIDAITVGDEDPEFAGGSYVAIQRYVTDLEAWNALTVEEQEAAIGRTKTDNVEMSDDVKPSNSHVALNVVENDDGEEIDVVRDNMPYGDVSADGELGTFYIAYSAGPDVTEEMLRKMFIGDPPGNYDRLLDFTTAVTGAQFFTPTIDFLEDPPPAPTESSSSEEPGSSDEEPTEPADTRPADHSLGIGSLR, encoded by the coding sequence GTGCCGGTCCCGCAGACGATCCTGACGCGCAAGACGAAGGCGGCCCTGTTCCTCGTCCTCACCGTCGACGACGGCGGCGAGGACACGGTACGCGACGTCTTGTCGGATCTCCCCACGCTCGCCCGTGCGGTCTCCTCACGTGCCCCCGAGGCCGCACTCTCGGCGATCGCCTCCATCGGATCGCAGGCCTGGGACCGTCTGTTCGACGGGCCCCGCCCCCGGTCGCTGCGCCCCTTCGTCGCCTACCAGGGCGAAGTGCACACTGCACCGGCCACCCCGGCGGATCTGCTGCTGCACATCAAGGCCGATCAGCTGGATCTGTGTTTCGAGGTCGGCCGCCTGGCGATGAACGCGCTCGGCGGCGCCGTCACCGTCGTCGACGAGGTCCACGGCTTCCGCTACTTCGATCTGCGTGACCTCATCGGTTTCGTCGACGGGACGGAGAATCCTGTCGGGCAGGCGGCGATCGACGCCATCACCGTCGGTGACGAGGACCCCGAGTTCGCGGGCGGGAGTTACGTCGCGATCCAGCGCTACGTGACAGATCTGGAGGCCTGGAACGCGCTGACCGTCGAGGAGCAGGAAGCAGCGATCGGGCGCACCAAGACCGACAACGTCGAGATGTCCGACGACGTGAAGCCGTCCAACTCCCACGTCGCGCTCAACGTGGTCGAGAACGACGACGGCGAAGAGATCGACGTGGTCCGCGACAACATGCCGTACGGGGACGTCTCCGCCGATGGTGAACTCGGCACCTTCTACATCGCCTACTCGGCCGGCCCGGACGTCACCGAAGAGATGCTGCGCAAGATGTTCATCGGCGATCCGCCCGGGAACTACGATCGGCTCCTCGACTTCACCACCGCGGTGACCGGCGCGCAGTTCTTCACGCCCACCATCGATTTCCTCGAGGATCCGCCCCCGGCCCCGACGGAGTCCTCCTCCTCGGAAGAGCCCGGCTCCTCCGACGAGGAGCCAACCGAACCCGCGGACACCCGACCCGCCGACCACTCACTCGGCATCGGGTCCCTGCGTTGA
- a CDS encoding family 1 encapsulin nanocompartment shell protein, producing the protein MNNLHRELAPISDAAWAEIEEEATRSFKRNSAARRLVDVKGPLGNDVASVSLGHRTKIDAPADGILAFSRQAQSLVELKVPFTVTREAIDDVDRGSKDSDWDPVRDAAAELARAEDRAVFEGYPAAGISGIRAAASVTPIVLPDDVRDYPEALAQATSALRLASVEGPYSLALSAEVYTLVNETSNHGVPIRDHLQRLLVAGGDIVWAPAISGAFLLSTRGGDFELNIGQDVSIGYDSHDGDTVTLYFKESFTYLTYTPEAAVPFTFAP; encoded by the coding sequence ATGAACAACCTGCATCGCGAACTCGCACCGATCTCGGACGCCGCGTGGGCGGAGATCGAGGAGGAGGCCACGCGTTCGTTCAAGCGCAACAGTGCCGCTCGCCGGCTCGTGGACGTGAAGGGCCCGCTCGGCAACGATGTCGCGTCCGTCTCGCTCGGCCACCGGACAAAGATCGACGCCCCCGCCGACGGCATCCTCGCCTTCTCTCGGCAGGCACAGTCGCTGGTGGAACTGAAGGTGCCGTTCACCGTGACCCGGGAGGCGATCGACGACGTCGATCGCGGCTCGAAGGACTCCGACTGGGATCCGGTCCGCGATGCCGCCGCCGAACTCGCCCGCGCCGAGGACCGGGCGGTCTTCGAGGGATACCCGGCGGCAGGCATCAGCGGAATCCGCGCCGCCGCGTCGGTCACGCCGATCGTGCTGCCCGACGACGTGCGCGACTATCCGGAGGCGCTCGCCCAGGCCACCAGTGCCCTGCGGCTCGCGTCGGTCGAGGGGCCGTACTCGCTGGCGCTGTCGGCCGAGGTCTACACACTGGTCAACGAGACGTCCAACCACGGCGTCCCGATCCGCGACCACCTCCAGCGTCTCCTCGTTGCCGGTGGCGACATCGTCTGGGCGCCCGCCATCTCCGGCGCCTTCCTGCTCAGCACCCGCGGGGGCGACTTCGAATTGAACATCGGCCAGGACGTCTCCATCGGATACGACTCACATGACGGGGACACCGTGACCCTCTACTTCAAGGAGTCGTTCACCTATCTGACCTACACGCCGGAAGCCGCGGTGCCGTTCACCTTCGCACCTTGA